Proteins from one Pseudomonadota bacterium genomic window:
- a CDS encoding FAD-dependent thymidylate synthase, which produces MPLTPEQEAEIAATRAAATPTRRPSVPALEEVLYQAIPVLDHGFIRVIDYMGDDAAVVQAARVSYGRGTRKVSEDKALIAYLLRHRHSTPFEMCEIKYHVKLPIFVARQWIRHRTANVNEYSARYSILDREFYVPAPEHLGAQSEVNRQGRGTTLEGAEAREVLGLLREDAERAYDHYRHMLNIDDAGQVLDPGRQGLARELARMNLPLNFYTQWYWKIDLYNLMHFLALRADPHAQYEIRAYAETMLETVKRWVPWTFEAFEQHGLKGVHLSAGGLAVVKRLIAGEAVDQPSSGIGKREWRELMAILGRSEPG; this is translated from the coding sequence ATGCCTCTCACACCCGAACAAGAGGCAGAGATCGCCGCGACCCGCGCGGCCGCCACGCCGACCCGGAGGCCCAGCGTGCCGGCGCTGGAGGAGGTGCTCTACCAGGCGATCCCGGTCTTGGATCACGGCTTCATCCGGGTCATCGACTATATGGGCGACGATGCGGCCGTGGTGCAGGCGGCGCGCGTTTCCTATGGCCGCGGCACCCGCAAGGTGAGCGAGGACAAGGCGCTCATCGCCTATCTCTTGCGCCATCGCCACTCCACACCCTTCGAGATGTGCGAGATCAAGTACCACGTGAAGCTGCCGATCTTTGTCGCCCGGCAATGGATCCGGCACCGCACCGCCAACGTGAACGAGTACTCGGCCCGCTATTCCATTCTCGATCGCGAGTTCTACGTACCCGCACCCGAGCATCTAGGGGCGCAGTCGGAGGTGAACCGCCAGGGCCGCGGCACGACCTTGGAAGGGGCTGAGGCGCGGGAGGTCCTGGGCTTGCTCCGCGAGGATGCCGAGCGCGCCTACGATCACTATCGGCACATGCTCAATATCGACGATGCGGGTCAGGTTCTCGATCCCGGCCGCCAGGGACTGGCCCGCGAGCTCGCCCGCATGAATCTGCCGCTCAACTTCTATACGCAATGGTATTGGAAGATCGATCTCTACAATCTCATGCACTTTCTGGCGCTCCGCGCCGATCCGCACGCGCAATACGAGATCCGTGCCTATGCCGAGACGATGCTGGAGACGGTCAAGCGCTGGGTCCCCTGGACCTTCGAGGCCTTCGAGCAGCATGGGCTGAAGGGCGTGCATCTTTCCGCAGGCGGGCTCGCGGTGGTGAAGCGGCTCATCGCCGGCGAGGCGGTGGATCAACCCTCGAGCGGCATCGGCAAGCGCGAATGGCGGGAGCTGATGGCGATCCTCGGTCGATCCGAACCCGGCTGA
- a CDS encoding Mrp/NBP35 family ATP-binding protein, whose protein sequence is MAQVSETAVREALSRVTDPDRGSDIVSLGMVSGIVIKGGNVGFAIEVDAKRGPAMEPLRQAAERAVETLPGVLSVSAVLTAEQPQKPPPGPARGQPGGKPVVPGVRAIVAVASGKGGVGKSTTAVNLALALASENLRVGLLDADIYGPSLPRMMKVGGRPDTKDGKTLEPKLSYGIKCMSIGFMVAEDTPMIWRGPMVMSALEQMLRDVNWGELDILVVDLPPGTGDAQLTMAQRVPLSGAVIVSTPQDIALLDARKGLNMFRKVDVPVLGIVENMSYFICPHCSGRSDIFSHGGARREAERLGVDFLGEVPLDMAIRSTSDDGTPIVVSDPASPLAEVYKEIARRVWAKVGDRSSGPRQAPRIVIQ, encoded by the coding sequence ATGGCTCAAGTGAGCGAGACGGCGGTGAGAGAGGCGCTGAGCCGGGTGACCGATCCGGACCGCGGTTCCGACATCGTCTCCCTCGGCATGGTCTCCGGCATCGTGATCAAGGGCGGCAATGTCGGTTTCGCGATCGAGGTCGATGCCAAGCGCGGGCCCGCCATGGAGCCCCTGCGCCAGGCAGCCGAGCGTGCGGTTGAGACCTTGCCCGGCGTGCTCTCGGTCTCCGCCGTGCTGACCGCCGAGCAGCCGCAGAAGCCCCCGCCGGGACCGGCGCGGGGTCAACCCGGAGGCAAGCCGGTCGTTCCCGGCGTTCGCGCCATCGTCGCCGTCGCGTCGGGCAAGGGCGGCGTCGGCAAGTCGACGACCGCGGTCAATCTGGCGCTGGCGCTGGCGAGCGAGAACCTCCGCGTCGGCCTGCTCGACGCCGACATCTACGGACCGTCGTTGCCGCGCATGATGAAGGTCGGCGGCAGGCCCGACACCAAGGACGGCAAGACGCTCGAGCCGAAGCTGAGCTACGGCATCAAATGCATGTCCATCGGCTTCATGGTCGCCGAGGACACGCCGATGATCTGGCGCGGGCCCATGGTGATGAGCGCGCTCGAGCAGATGCTGCGCGACGTGAATTGGGGCGAGCTCGACATCCTGGTCGTCGACCTGCCGCCCGGCACCGGCGATGCGCAGCTGACCATGGCGCAGCGCGTGCCCTTGAGCGGCGCGGTCATCGTCTCGACCCCGCAGGACATCGCCCTCCTCGATGCCCGCAAGGGCCTCAACATGTTCCGCAAGGTCGACGTGCCGGTGCTCGGCATCGTCGAGAACATGAGCTACTTCATCTGTCCGCATTGCAGCGGCCGCTCCGACATCTTCAGCCATGGCGGCGCGCGCCGGGAAGCGGAGCGTCTGGGCGTGGACTTCCTGGGCGAGGTGCCCCTCGACATGGCGATCCGCTCCACCTCCGATGACGGCACGCCCATCGTGGTCTCCGATCCCGCCAGTCCCCTGGCGGAGGTCTACAAAGAGATTGCCCGGCGCGTGTGGGCGAAGGTCGGCGATCGCAGCAGCGGTCCCCGTCAGGCGCCGCGCATCGTCATTCAATAG